Genomic DNA from Salvia miltiorrhiza cultivar Shanhuang (shh) chromosome 1, IMPLAD_Smil_shh, whole genome shotgun sequence:
TTGGATGTGCTTTTCCACAAAAGCAGCAAGCAGAGAAATTCCCACACAGAATCTTTGCCTTGAACAACTAACTATCAAATctcaaacccccaaaatacaTAGTTATTCACAGGTTTCAAAAATCTAATCTAAACCGATTTCCAATGGCGTTTCTTCTTCATAAAAAAATCCTTGAAGATTTCTTTCCCCTTAACAAATGAAATTGTGTGTGACGAGCTGTGTTAACTCGGTGTAGGAAGTTCGATTTGGAACATGAAGAATGTGCAGAAACATATGAAAAGTGCAGGCTGGTTTAGCATTTGTCCGTGTGATTATTGGATTGAAGAAACTTGCCCGAAATAGCTGCTGCAAGAGCTGCTTTGAAATTGGGATCTTTGGTTAAGGTAGAGGCCATCTGCTCAACAAAGAAGTGCTGCAGCTCTGGTGCATCAAGTTTGGGTGTGGCATTGGTGGATTCTTGTTTGGGTTTTGTGAGATCAAGAGTGACGGTGGGAGCAGCAGTGGAGCTTACAGAAGTCGACCCTAAATTGGAGTTCTTGTTTGATCCACTGCTGTTGGACTCTACTTTTGATGGCGGAGCATGGTTGTGCTCCCCTTCATAACTTGCAACCAAGATTGATTGATCTTCCACACTTCTTTGAACCTGAATCAACAAAACTAAATATTTACTCCCATTTGCTTTCTCACATTCAAGAAACGTTGAATTCTAGTTGAGATCAATGATTAATCTAACCTTCTTTTTGACAGGGCAAGTTGGAGCAAAAGAGCATTTGAAGTAGGCTCTTGGGCAAGGGTTGTCCCTAGTCACCTTCTGCCCATATTTCCTCCATTGATATCCATCCTTAACTATCTGCAAACACTCACTAGTTTAGCCACTAAATAAAGAAACAATATTCCAAATTAAAACCCATGAAATTAAAGGGGAACTTACAAGGCGCGAAATCTTGGCCTTGATGTGCTCTTCTCTTGGCTTCTTTGATGATTCTTCATCGCTGGAGCTGCTCTCGGGATTCAACGCATCAATGTTGCTGCTCTCTGCCTTCCTCTTTCTTGATGCAGCGTTGCTGTTTTCGAC
This window encodes:
- the LOC131005056 gene encoding probable WRKY transcription factor 40 → MEFTSLLNNSLDLNAKPLRFLDESPPLKHQVLESSFIGLGTSVVNVKEEKGALIEELNRVSAENKKLTELLTVMCENYTELRNQLVEQTGKNVNVVENSNAASRKRKAESSNIDALNPESSSSDEESSKKPREEHIKAKISRLCLQIVKDGYQWRKYGQKVTRDNPCPRAYFKCSFAPTCPVKKKVQRSVEDQSILVASYEGEHNHAPPSKVESNSSGSNKNSNLGSTSVSSTAAPTVTLDLTKPKQESTNATPKLDAPELQHFFVEQMASTLTKDPNFKAALAAAISGKFLQSNNHTDKC